One Xiphophorus maculatus strain JP 163 A chromosome 10, X_maculatus-5.0-male, whole genome shotgun sequence genomic region harbors:
- the med24 gene encoding mediator of RNA polymerase II transcription subunit 24 codes for MKVVNLKQAILQAWKERWSDYQWAVNIKKNFPKGATWDYLNFAEALMEQAMIGPSPNPLILSYLKYAISSQMVSYSSVLTAISKFDGFSRELCVKSLLEIMDMFCHRLNCHGKAEECIGLCRALLGVVVWLLQGCAFYCDQLRELGPSASTEAILRACQERLHGLISSTKNKALVHIARLEDPGSWGNVEETMIAVTDGLCNVPNGTLRTSIEETLALVKSIPLMLSAQSEPPPHASFPSVHAFIMLEGTMNLTGETQPLVEQLMMIKRMQRIPGPLFVLEIWKACFTGLIESPEGTEELKWTAFTFLKIPQVLLRLKKYPQGDKGQDFTEEVNIAFQYLLKLTPLLDKADQRCNCDCLGMLLQECNKLGLLSDSNTEVLTSKRNEDREFAPRLKTAENANIQPNPGLILRAEPTVTNILKTVDADHSKSPEGLLGVLGHMLSGKSLDLLLAAAAATGKLKSFARKFIKLNEFPKHISGEGSKSASVRAQLFDISFLMLCHVVQTYGSEVILSDPSPSVETPFFETWLQTCMPEEGKTLNPDHPCFRPEPGKVESLVTLLNNSSEMKLVQVKWHEICLSTPAAILEVLNAWENGVLSVEAVQKITDNIKGKVCSMAICAVAWLVAHVRMLGRDEREKPQTMIRQLVTPLYAENTMQFYNERVVIMSSIMEHMCADVFQQTGAMLRSPIEGQEPIAYRNLLPPKEPIHHSLSKQFQVVLRKGWVDSRALHLFESLLNMGGVFWFTNNLIKELLKETRQEWATRVVELLYSIFCLDMQQITLTLLGTILPNLLTDSAHWHSLADPPGKALAKLSVWCALSSYSSHHKGPFSARQRKRQREDIEDYNSLFPLDDTQPSKLMRLLSSNEDEPVALSSPGDRSMSSSLSPSQLHTVNMRDPLNRVLANLFLLFSSILGSKMAGPHTQFVQSFLEECVECLEQGSRGSILQFMPFTMMSELVKLPALAKPKVVLAITDLNLPLGRRVAAKAISAL; via the exons ATGAAGGTGGTGAATTTGAAGCAAGCCATTCTGCAGGCTTGGAAAGAGCGCTGGAGTGACTACCAATGGGCAGTCAACATTAAGAAAAACTTTCCAAAGGGGGCAACATGGGACTACCTTAACTTCGCAG aggcTCTGATGGAGCAGGCGATGATTGGTCCATCTCCCAACCCACTCATTTTGTCTTACCTTAAATATGCCATAAGTTCACAG ATGGTGTCTTATTCCAGCGTTCTCACTGCCATCAGCAAG TTCGACGGCTTTTCCCGGGAGCTGTGTGTCAAGTCGTTGTTGGAGATAATGGACATGTTCTGCCATCGTCTCAA CTGCCATGGGAAGGCCGAGGAGTGCATCGGGCTGTGTCGGGCCCTGCTGGGAGTGGTGGTGTGGCTGCTGCAGGGCTGTGCGTTTTACTGTGACCAGCTGAGAGAGCTGGGGCCGTCGGCCAGCACCGAGGCCATCCTGAGAGCCTGCCAGGAGCGACTGCATGGCCTGATAAGCAGCACCAAGAACAAAGCTCTGGTCCACATCGCCCGGCTGGAAGACCCAG gttCCTGGGGTAATGTTGAGGAAACGATGATTGCGGTGACAGACGGCCTCTGTAATGTTCCTAACGGGACACTGAGGACTTCCATAGAGGAAACGCTGGCTTTGGTGAAAAG TATTCCCCTGATGCTCTCTGCGCAGAGTGAGCCTCCACCTCACGCCTCCTTCCCATCTGTCCACGCCTTCATCATGCTGGAGGGCACCATGAACCTGACGGGGGAGACGCAGCCTCTGGTGGAGCAGCTGATGATGATTAAAAGGATGCAG AGAATTCCTGGTCCTCTGTTCGTCCTGGAGATCTGGAAGGCTTGTTTCACTGGCCTCATCGAGTCACCAGAGGGCACCGAAGAGCTGAAATGGACCGCCTTCACTTTCCTCAAA ATTCCTCAAGTTTTGCTCAGACTGAAGAAATATCCGCAAGGAGACAAGGGACAG GATTTTACAGAGGAGGTAAACATTGCATTTCAGTACCTCCTGAAACTGACGCCGCTGCTGGACAAGGCAGACCAGAGATGCAA TTGCGACTGCCTCGGCATGCTGCTGCAGGAGTGCAACAAGCTGGGCCTGCTGTCGGATTCCAACACCGAAGTCCTCACGTCCAAACG gaaCGAAGACAGGGAGTTTGCCCCACGGCTAAAAACGGCAGAAAACGCAAACATCCAGCCAAACCCGGGCCTCATCCTGAGAGCGGAACCAACTGTTACAAATATTCTTAAG ACAGTGGATGCGGACCACTCAAAATCCCCCGAGGGCCTCCTGGGGGTTCTGGGTCACATGCTGTCTGGGAAGAGTCTGGATCTGCtcctggcagcagcagcagccaccgGCAAACTCAAATCCTTCGCCCGGAAATTTATTAA GCTCAACGAGTTTCCGAAGCACATCAGCGGCGAAGGAT CGAAGTCTGCGTCTGTACGCGCCCAGCTCTTTGACATTTCCTTCCTCATGCTCTGTCATGTTGTGCAGACGTACGGTTCAGAG GTGATCTTGTCCGACCCCAGTCCTTCAGTGGAGACGCCCTTTTTTGAAACATGGCTGCAGACGTGCATGCCTGAGGAGGGCAAGACTCTGAATCCAGACCACCCATGCTTCAGACCCGAGCCGGGTAAAGTGGAGAGCCTGGTGACCCTGCTGAACAACTCCTCAGAAATGAAACTAGT TCAGGTGAAGTGGCATGAAATCTGCCTCAGCACTCCGGCGGCCATTTTGGAAGTTCTCAACGCGTGGGAGAACGGAGTTCTTTCCGTGGAGGCGGTGCAG AAGATCACTGATAACATCAAGGGGAAAGTGTGCAGCATGGCCATTTGTGCGGTGGCGTGGCTGGTGGCGCACGTCCGGATGTTGGGACGGGACGAGAGAGAGAAGCCTCAGACTATGATCCGACAGCTTGTGACTCCCCTGTACGCGGAGAACACGATGCAGTTCTACAACGAACG CGTGGTCATAATGAGCTCCATCATGGAGCACATGTGCGCCGACGTCTTCCAACAAACGGGCGCCATGCTACGTTCGCCCATAGAAGGCCAAGAGCCGATCGCGTACCGCAACCTGCTGCCTCCCAAGGAACCCATCCACCATTCCCTCAGCAAGCAGTTCCAGGTGGTGCTGCGCAAAGGCTGGGTGGATAGTCGGGCTCTGCACCTGTTTGAGAGTCTCCTCAACATGGGAGGGGTCTTCTGGTTTACTAACAATCTCATCAAG GAACTGCTGAAGGAAACCCGGCAGGAGTGGGCCACCCGGGTCGTAGAGTTGCTGTACAGCATCTTCTGCCTGGACATGCAGCAGATCACGCTGACTCTGCTGGGAACCATCCTGCCCAACCTCCTGACCGACTCTGCTCACTGGCACAGCCTGGCCGACCCTCCCGGAAAGGCCTTGGCCAA GCTGTCAGTGTGGTGCGCTCTCAGCTCTTACTCCTCGCACCACAAAGGCCCCTTCTCGGCTCGTCAGCGGAAAAGGCAGAGAGAAGATATCGAG GACTACAACAGTCTCTTCCCATTGGACGACACTCAGCCGTCTAAACTCATGCGGCTCCTCAGTTCCAACGAGGACGAGCCCGTCGCTCTCTCCAGTCCAG GAGACCGGTCCATGAGCAGCTCCCTGTCTCCGTCTCAGCTGCACACCGTCAACATGAGGGACCCTCTCAATAGAGTCCTGG